From one Callithrix jacchus isolate 240 chromosome 2, calJac240_pri, whole genome shotgun sequence genomic stretch:
- the SMURF1 gene encoding E3 ubiquitin-protein ligase SMURF1 isoform X4 translates to MQTTVLCAKNLAKKDFFRLPDPFAKIVVDGSGQCHSTDTVKNTLDPKWNQHYDLYVGKTDSITISVWNHKKIHKKQGAGFLGCVRLLSNAISRLKDTGYQRLDLCKLNPSDTDAVRGQIVVSLQTRDRIGTGGSVVDCRGLLENEGTVYEDSGPGRPLSCFMEEPAPYTDSTGAAAGGGNCRFVESPSQDQRLQAQRLRNPDVRGSLQTPQNRPHGHQSPELPEGYEQRTTVQGQVYFLHTQTGVSTWHDPRIPSPLGTIPGGDEAFLYEFLLQGHTSEPRDLNSVNCDELGPLPPGWEVRSTVSGRIYFVDHNNRTTQFTDPRLHHIMNHQCQLKEPSQPLPLPSEGSVEDEELPAQRYERDLVQKLKVLRHELSLQQPQAGHCRIEVSREEIFEESYRQIMKMRPKDLKKRLMVKFRGEEGLDYGGVAREWLYLLCHEMLNPYYGLFQYSTDNIYMLQINPDSSINPDHLSYFHFVGRIMGLAVFHGHYINGGFTVPFYKQLLGKPIQLSDLESVDPELHKSLVWILENDITPVLDHTFCVEHNAFGRILQHELKPNGRNVPVTEENKKEYVRLYVNWRFMRGIEAQFLALQKGFNELIPQHLLKPFDQKELELIIGGLDKIDLNDWKSNTRLKHCVADSNIVRWFWQAVETFDEERRARLLQFVTGSTRVPLQGFKALQGSTGAAGPRLFTIHLIDANTDNLPKAHTCFNRIDIPPYESYEKLYEKLLTAVEETCGFAVE, encoded by the exons GGCTCCCTGACCCGTTTGCAAAGATTGTCGTGGATGGGTCTGGGCAGTGCCACTCAACCGACACTGTGAAAAACACATTGGACCCAAAGTGGAACCAGCACTATGATCT ATATGTTGGGAAAACAGATTCAATAACCATTAGTGTGTGGAACCACAAGAAGATTCACAAGAAACAGGGAGCTGGCTTCCTGGGCTGCGTGCGGCTGCTCTCCAACGCCATCAGCAGATTAAAAGACACCGGAT ACCAGCGTTTGGATCTATGCAAACTAAACCCCTCAGATACGGATGCAGTTCGTGGCCAGATAGTGG tcAGTTTACAGACACGAGACAGAATCGGCACCGGCGGCTCAGTGGTGGACTGCAGAGGCCTGCTAGAAAATGAAGG AACGGTGTATGAAGACTCGGGGCCTGGGAGGCCGCTCAGCTGCTTCATGGAGGAACCAGCCCCTTACACAGATAGCACTGGTGCTGCCGCTGGAGGAGGGAACTGCAGGTTTGTGGAGTCCCCAAGTCAAGATCAAAGACTTCAGGCACAGCGACTTCGAAACCCTGATGTGCGAGGTTCACTGCAGACGCCCCAGAACCGACCACACGGCCACCAGTCCCCGGAACTGCCTGAAGGCTACG AACAGAGAACAACAGTCCAGGGCCAGGTTTACTTTTTGCACACACAGACTGGAGTTAGCACGTGGCACGACCCCAGGATACCAAG TCCCTTGGGGACCATTCCTGGGGGAGATGAAGCTTTTCTATACGAATTCCTTCTACAAGGCCATACATCTGAGCCCAG AGACCTTAACAGTGTGAATTGTGATGAACTTGGACCACTGCCGCCAGGCTGGGAAGTCAGAAGTACAGTTTCTGGGAGGATATATTTTGTAGATCATAATAACCGAACAACCCAGTTTACAGACCCAAGGTTACACCACATCATGAA TCACCAGTGCCAACTCAAGGAGCCCAGCCAGCCGCTGCCACTGCCCAGCGAGGGCTCTGTGGAGGATGAGGAGCTTCCTGCCCAGAGATACGAAAGAGATCTAGTCCAGAAGCTGAAGGTCCTCAGACACGAACTGTCCCTTCAGCAGCCCCAGGCTGGTCATTGCCGAATCGAAGTGTCCAGAGAAGAAATCTTCGAG GAGTCTTACCGCCAGATAATGAAGATGAGACCGAAAGATTTGAAAAAACGGCTCATGGTGAAATTCCGTGGGGAAGAAGGTTTGGATTACGGTGGAGTGGCGAG GGAATGGCTTTATTTGTTGTGCCATGAAATGCTGAATCCATATTATGGGCTCTTCCAGTATTCCACAGACAATATTTACATGTTGCAAATAAATCCAGATTCTTCAATCAACCCC GACCACTTGTCTTACTTCCACTTTGTGGGGCGGATCATGGGGCTGGCCGTGTTTCATGGGCACTACATCAATGGGGGCTTCACAGTGCCCTTCTATAAGCAGCTCCTGGGAAAGCCCATCCAGCTCTCGGATCTGGAATCCGTGGACCCGGAGCTGCATAAGAGCCTGGTGTGGATCCT AGAGAATGACATCACACCGGTGCTGGACCACACCTTCTGCGTGGAACACAATGCCTTCGGGCGGATTCTTCAGCATGAACTGAAACCTAATGGCAGAAACGTGCCTGTCACAGAGGAGAACAAGAAAGAATATGTCAG GTTGTATGTAAACTGGAGGTTTATGAGAGGAATTGAAGCCCAGTTCTTAGCTCTGCAGAAGGGGTTCAATGAACTCATCCCTCAACACTTGCTGAAGCCTTTTGACCAGAAGGAACTGGAG CTGATCATAGGCGGCCTGGATAAAATAGACCTGAACGACTGGAAGTCGAACACGCGGCTAAAGCACTGTGTGGCTGACAGCAACATCGTCCGGTGGTTCTGGCAAGCGGTGGAGACGTTTGATGAAGAAAGGAGGGCCAGGCTGTTGCAGTTTGTGACTGGGTCCACGCGAGTCCCGCTCCAAGGCTTCAAGGCTTTGCAAG GTTCTACAGGCGCGGCAGGGCCCCGGCTGTTCACCATCCACCTGATAGATGCAAACACAGACAACCTTCCGAAGGCCCATACCTG CTTTAACCGGATCGACATTCCACCATATGAGTCCTATGAGAAGCTCTACGAGAAGCTGCTGACAGCCGTGGAGGAGACCTGCGGGTTTGCTGTGGAGTGA
- the SMURF1 gene encoding E3 ubiquitin-protein ligase SMURF1 isoform X1: protein MSNPGTRRNGSSIKIRLTVLCAKNLAKKDFFRLPDPFAKIVVDGSGQCHSTDTVKNTLDPKWNQHYDLYVGKTDSITISVWNHKKIHKKQGAGFLGCVRLLSNAISRLKDTGYQRLDLCKLNPSDTDAVRGQIVVSLQTRDRIGTGGSVVDCRGLLENEGTVYEDSGPGRPLSCFMEEPAPYTDSTGAAAGGGNCRFVESPSQDQRLQAQRLRNPDVRGSLQTPQNRPHGHQSPELPEGYEQRTTVQGQVYFLHTQTGVSTWHDPRIPSPLGTIPGGDEAFLYEFLLQGHTSEPRDLNSVNCDELGPLPPGWEVRSTVSGRIYFVDHNNRTTQFTDPRLHHIMNHQCQLKEPSQPLPLPSEGSVEDEELPAQRYERDLVQKLKVLRHELSLQQPQAGHCRIEVSREEIFEESYRQIMKMRPKDLKKRLMVKFRGEEGLDYGGVAREWLYLLCHEMLNPYYGLFQYSTDNIYMLQINPDSSINPDHLSYFHFVGRIMGLAVFHGHYINGGFTVPFYKQLLGKPIQLSDLESVDPELHKSLVWILENDITPVLDHTFCVEHNAFGRILQHELKPNGRNVPVTEENKKEYVRLYVNWRFMRGIEAQFLALQKGFNELIPQHLLKPFDQKELELIIGGLDKIDLNDWKSNTRLKHCVADSNIVRWFWQAVETFDEERRARLLQFVTGSTRVPLQGFKALQGSTGAAGPRLFTIHLIDANTDNLPKAHTCFNRIDIPPYESYEKLYEKLLTAVEETCGFAVE from the exons GGCTCCCTGACCCGTTTGCAAAGATTGTCGTGGATGGGTCTGGGCAGTGCCACTCAACCGACACTGTGAAAAACACATTGGACCCAAAGTGGAACCAGCACTATGATCT ATATGTTGGGAAAACAGATTCAATAACCATTAGTGTGTGGAACCACAAGAAGATTCACAAGAAACAGGGAGCTGGCTTCCTGGGCTGCGTGCGGCTGCTCTCCAACGCCATCAGCAGATTAAAAGACACCGGAT ACCAGCGTTTGGATCTATGCAAACTAAACCCCTCAGATACGGATGCAGTTCGTGGCCAGATAGTGG tcAGTTTACAGACACGAGACAGAATCGGCACCGGCGGCTCAGTGGTGGACTGCAGAGGCCTGCTAGAAAATGAAGG AACGGTGTATGAAGACTCGGGGCCTGGGAGGCCGCTCAGCTGCTTCATGGAGGAACCAGCCCCTTACACAGATAGCACTGGTGCTGCCGCTGGAGGAGGGAACTGCAGGTTTGTGGAGTCCCCAAGTCAAGATCAAAGACTTCAGGCACAGCGACTTCGAAACCCTGATGTGCGAGGTTCACTGCAGACGCCCCAGAACCGACCACACGGCCACCAGTCCCCGGAACTGCCTGAAGGCTACG AACAGAGAACAACAGTCCAGGGCCAGGTTTACTTTTTGCACACACAGACTGGAGTTAGCACGTGGCACGACCCCAGGATACCAAG TCCCTTGGGGACCATTCCTGGGGGAGATGAAGCTTTTCTATACGAATTCCTTCTACAAGGCCATACATCTGAGCCCAG AGACCTTAACAGTGTGAATTGTGATGAACTTGGACCACTGCCGCCAGGCTGGGAAGTCAGAAGTACAGTTTCTGGGAGGATATATTTTGTAGATCATAATAACCGAACAACCCAGTTTACAGACCCAAGGTTACACCACATCATGAA TCACCAGTGCCAACTCAAGGAGCCCAGCCAGCCGCTGCCACTGCCCAGCGAGGGCTCTGTGGAGGATGAGGAGCTTCCTGCCCAGAGATACGAAAGAGATCTAGTCCAGAAGCTGAAGGTCCTCAGACACGAACTGTCCCTTCAGCAGCCCCAGGCTGGTCATTGCCGAATCGAAGTGTCCAGAGAAGAAATCTTCGAG GAGTCTTACCGCCAGATAATGAAGATGAGACCGAAAGATTTGAAAAAACGGCTCATGGTGAAATTCCGTGGGGAAGAAGGTTTGGATTACGGTGGAGTGGCGAG GGAATGGCTTTATTTGTTGTGCCATGAAATGCTGAATCCATATTATGGGCTCTTCCAGTATTCCACAGACAATATTTACATGTTGCAAATAAATCCAGATTCTTCAATCAACCCC GACCACTTGTCTTACTTCCACTTTGTGGGGCGGATCATGGGGCTGGCCGTGTTTCATGGGCACTACATCAATGGGGGCTTCACAGTGCCCTTCTATAAGCAGCTCCTGGGAAAGCCCATCCAGCTCTCGGATCTGGAATCCGTGGACCCGGAGCTGCATAAGAGCCTGGTGTGGATCCT AGAGAATGACATCACACCGGTGCTGGACCACACCTTCTGCGTGGAACACAATGCCTTCGGGCGGATTCTTCAGCATGAACTGAAACCTAATGGCAGAAACGTGCCTGTCACAGAGGAGAACAAGAAAGAATATGTCAG GTTGTATGTAAACTGGAGGTTTATGAGAGGAATTGAAGCCCAGTTCTTAGCTCTGCAGAAGGGGTTCAATGAACTCATCCCTCAACACTTGCTGAAGCCTTTTGACCAGAAGGAACTGGAG CTGATCATAGGCGGCCTGGATAAAATAGACCTGAACGACTGGAAGTCGAACACGCGGCTAAAGCACTGTGTGGCTGACAGCAACATCGTCCGGTGGTTCTGGCAAGCGGTGGAGACGTTTGATGAAGAAAGGAGGGCCAGGCTGTTGCAGTTTGTGACTGGGTCCACGCGAGTCCCGCTCCAAGGCTTCAAGGCTTTGCAAG GTTCTACAGGCGCGGCAGGGCCCCGGCTGTTCACCATCCACCTGATAGATGCAAACACAGACAACCTTCCGAAGGCCCATACCTG CTTTAACCGGATCGACATTCCACCATATGAGTCCTATGAGAAGCTCTACGAGAAGCTGCTGACAGCCGTGGAGGAGACCTGCGGGTTTGCTGTGGAGTGA
- the SMURF1 gene encoding E3 ubiquitin-protein ligase SMURF1 isoform X6: MSNPGTRRNGSSIKIRLTVLCAKNLAKKDFFRLPDPFAKIVVDGSGQCHSTDTVKNTLDPKWNQHYDLYVGKTDSITISVWNHKKIHKKQGAGFLGCVRLLSNAISRLKDTGYQRLDLCKLNPSDTDAVRGQIVVSLQTRDRIGTGGSVVDCRGLLENEGTVYEDSGPGRPLSCFMEEPAPYTDSTGAAAGGGNCRFVESPSQDQRLQAQRLRNPDVRGSLQTPQNRPHGHQSPELPEGYEQRTTVQGQVYFLHTQTGVSTWHDPRIPRDLNSVNCDELGPLPPGWEVRSTVSGRIYFVDHNNRTTQFTDPRLHHIMNHQCQLKEPSQPLPLPSEGSVEDEELPAQRYERDLVQKLKVLRHELSLQQPQAGHCRIEVSREEIFEESYRQIMKMRPKDLKKRLMVKFRGEEGLDYGGVAREWLYLLCHEMLNPYYGLFQYSTDNIYMLQINPDSSINPDHLSYFHFVGRIMGLAVFHGHYINGGFTVPFYKQLLGKPIQLSDLESVDPELHKSLVWILENDITPVLDHTFCVEHNAFGRILQHELKPNGRNVPVTEENKKEYVRLYVNWRFMRGIEAQFLALQKGFNELIPQHLLKPFDQKELELIIGGLDKIDLNDWKSNTRLKHCVADSNIVRWFWQAVETFDEERRARLLQFVTGSTRVPLQGFKALQGAAGPRLFTIHLIDANTDNLPKAHTCFNRIDIPPYESYEKLYEKLLTAVEETCGFAVE, translated from the exons GGCTCCCTGACCCGTTTGCAAAGATTGTCGTGGATGGGTCTGGGCAGTGCCACTCAACCGACACTGTGAAAAACACATTGGACCCAAAGTGGAACCAGCACTATGATCT ATATGTTGGGAAAACAGATTCAATAACCATTAGTGTGTGGAACCACAAGAAGATTCACAAGAAACAGGGAGCTGGCTTCCTGGGCTGCGTGCGGCTGCTCTCCAACGCCATCAGCAGATTAAAAGACACCGGAT ACCAGCGTTTGGATCTATGCAAACTAAACCCCTCAGATACGGATGCAGTTCGTGGCCAGATAGTGG tcAGTTTACAGACACGAGACAGAATCGGCACCGGCGGCTCAGTGGTGGACTGCAGAGGCCTGCTAGAAAATGAAGG AACGGTGTATGAAGACTCGGGGCCTGGGAGGCCGCTCAGCTGCTTCATGGAGGAACCAGCCCCTTACACAGATAGCACTGGTGCTGCCGCTGGAGGAGGGAACTGCAGGTTTGTGGAGTCCCCAAGTCAAGATCAAAGACTTCAGGCACAGCGACTTCGAAACCCTGATGTGCGAGGTTCACTGCAGACGCCCCAGAACCGACCACACGGCCACCAGTCCCCGGAACTGCCTGAAGGCTACG AACAGAGAACAACAGTCCAGGGCCAGGTTTACTTTTTGCACACACAGACTGGAGTTAGCACGTGGCACGACCCCAGGATACCAAG AGACCTTAACAGTGTGAATTGTGATGAACTTGGACCACTGCCGCCAGGCTGGGAAGTCAGAAGTACAGTTTCTGGGAGGATATATTTTGTAGATCATAATAACCGAACAACCCAGTTTACAGACCCAAGGTTACACCACATCATGAA TCACCAGTGCCAACTCAAGGAGCCCAGCCAGCCGCTGCCACTGCCCAGCGAGGGCTCTGTGGAGGATGAGGAGCTTCCTGCCCAGAGATACGAAAGAGATCTAGTCCAGAAGCTGAAGGTCCTCAGACACGAACTGTCCCTTCAGCAGCCCCAGGCTGGTCATTGCCGAATCGAAGTGTCCAGAGAAGAAATCTTCGAG GAGTCTTACCGCCAGATAATGAAGATGAGACCGAAAGATTTGAAAAAACGGCTCATGGTGAAATTCCGTGGGGAAGAAGGTTTGGATTACGGTGGAGTGGCGAG GGAATGGCTTTATTTGTTGTGCCATGAAATGCTGAATCCATATTATGGGCTCTTCCAGTATTCCACAGACAATATTTACATGTTGCAAATAAATCCAGATTCTTCAATCAACCCC GACCACTTGTCTTACTTCCACTTTGTGGGGCGGATCATGGGGCTGGCCGTGTTTCATGGGCACTACATCAATGGGGGCTTCACAGTGCCCTTCTATAAGCAGCTCCTGGGAAAGCCCATCCAGCTCTCGGATCTGGAATCCGTGGACCCGGAGCTGCATAAGAGCCTGGTGTGGATCCT AGAGAATGACATCACACCGGTGCTGGACCACACCTTCTGCGTGGAACACAATGCCTTCGGGCGGATTCTTCAGCATGAACTGAAACCTAATGGCAGAAACGTGCCTGTCACAGAGGAGAACAAGAAAGAATATGTCAG GTTGTATGTAAACTGGAGGTTTATGAGAGGAATTGAAGCCCAGTTCTTAGCTCTGCAGAAGGGGTTCAATGAACTCATCCCTCAACACTTGCTGAAGCCTTTTGACCAGAAGGAACTGGAG CTGATCATAGGCGGCCTGGATAAAATAGACCTGAACGACTGGAAGTCGAACACGCGGCTAAAGCACTGTGTGGCTGACAGCAACATCGTCCGGTGGTTCTGGCAAGCGGTGGAGACGTTTGATGAAGAAAGGAGGGCCAGGCTGTTGCAGTTTGTGACTGGGTCCACGCGAGTCCCGCTCCAAGGCTTCAAGGCTTTGCAAG GCGCGGCAGGGCCCCGGCTGTTCACCATCCACCTGATAGATGCAAACACAGACAACCTTCCGAAGGCCCATACCTG CTTTAACCGGATCGACATTCCACCATATGAGTCCTATGAGAAGCTCTACGAGAAGCTGCTGACAGCCGTGGAGGAGACCTGCGGGTTTGCTGTGGAGTGA
- the SMURF1 gene encoding E3 ubiquitin-protein ligase SMURF1 isoform X5, whose amino-acid sequence MSNPGTRRNGSSIKIRLTVLCAKNLAKKDFFRLPDPFAKIVVDGSGQCHSTDTVKNTLDPKWNQHYDLYVGKTDSITISVWNHKKIHKKQGAGFLGCVRLLSNAISRLKDTGYQRLDLCKLNPSDTDAVRGQIVVSLQTRDRIGTGGSVVDCRGLLENEGTVYEDSGPGRPLSCFMEEPAPYTDSTGAAAGGGNCRFVESPSQDQRLQAQRLRNPDVRGSLQTPQNRPHGHQSPELPEGYEQRTTVQGQVYFLHTQTGVSTWHDPRIPRDLNSVNCDELGPLPPGWEVRSTVSGRIYFVDHNNRTTQFTDPRLHHIMNHQCQLKEPSQPLPLPSEGSVEDEELPAQRYERDLVQKLKVLRHELSLQQPQAGHCRIEVSREEIFEESYRQIMKMRPKDLKKRLMVKFRGEEGLDYGGVAREWLYLLCHEMLNPYYGLFQYSTDNIYMLQINPDSSINPDHLSYFHFVGRIMGLAVFHGHYINGGFTVPFYKQLLGKPIQLSDLESVDPELHKSLVWILENDITPVLDHTFCVEHNAFGRILQHELKPNGRNVPVTEENKKEYVRLYVNWRFMRGIEAQFLALQKGFNELIPQHLLKPFDQKELELIIGGLDKIDLNDWKSNTRLKHCVADSNIVRWFWQAVETFDEERRARLLQFVTGSTRVPLQGFKALQGSTGAAGPRLFTIHLIDANTDNLPKAHTCFNRIDIPPYESYEKLYEKLLTAVEETCGFAVE is encoded by the exons GGCTCCCTGACCCGTTTGCAAAGATTGTCGTGGATGGGTCTGGGCAGTGCCACTCAACCGACACTGTGAAAAACACATTGGACCCAAAGTGGAACCAGCACTATGATCT ATATGTTGGGAAAACAGATTCAATAACCATTAGTGTGTGGAACCACAAGAAGATTCACAAGAAACAGGGAGCTGGCTTCCTGGGCTGCGTGCGGCTGCTCTCCAACGCCATCAGCAGATTAAAAGACACCGGAT ACCAGCGTTTGGATCTATGCAAACTAAACCCCTCAGATACGGATGCAGTTCGTGGCCAGATAGTGG tcAGTTTACAGACACGAGACAGAATCGGCACCGGCGGCTCAGTGGTGGACTGCAGAGGCCTGCTAGAAAATGAAGG AACGGTGTATGAAGACTCGGGGCCTGGGAGGCCGCTCAGCTGCTTCATGGAGGAACCAGCCCCTTACACAGATAGCACTGGTGCTGCCGCTGGAGGAGGGAACTGCAGGTTTGTGGAGTCCCCAAGTCAAGATCAAAGACTTCAGGCACAGCGACTTCGAAACCCTGATGTGCGAGGTTCACTGCAGACGCCCCAGAACCGACCACACGGCCACCAGTCCCCGGAACTGCCTGAAGGCTACG AACAGAGAACAACAGTCCAGGGCCAGGTTTACTTTTTGCACACACAGACTGGAGTTAGCACGTGGCACGACCCCAGGATACCAAG AGACCTTAACAGTGTGAATTGTGATGAACTTGGACCACTGCCGCCAGGCTGGGAAGTCAGAAGTACAGTTTCTGGGAGGATATATTTTGTAGATCATAATAACCGAACAACCCAGTTTACAGACCCAAGGTTACACCACATCATGAA TCACCAGTGCCAACTCAAGGAGCCCAGCCAGCCGCTGCCACTGCCCAGCGAGGGCTCTGTGGAGGATGAGGAGCTTCCTGCCCAGAGATACGAAAGAGATCTAGTCCAGAAGCTGAAGGTCCTCAGACACGAACTGTCCCTTCAGCAGCCCCAGGCTGGTCATTGCCGAATCGAAGTGTCCAGAGAAGAAATCTTCGAG GAGTCTTACCGCCAGATAATGAAGATGAGACCGAAAGATTTGAAAAAACGGCTCATGGTGAAATTCCGTGGGGAAGAAGGTTTGGATTACGGTGGAGTGGCGAG GGAATGGCTTTATTTGTTGTGCCATGAAATGCTGAATCCATATTATGGGCTCTTCCAGTATTCCACAGACAATATTTACATGTTGCAAATAAATCCAGATTCTTCAATCAACCCC GACCACTTGTCTTACTTCCACTTTGTGGGGCGGATCATGGGGCTGGCCGTGTTTCATGGGCACTACATCAATGGGGGCTTCACAGTGCCCTTCTATAAGCAGCTCCTGGGAAAGCCCATCCAGCTCTCGGATCTGGAATCCGTGGACCCGGAGCTGCATAAGAGCCTGGTGTGGATCCT AGAGAATGACATCACACCGGTGCTGGACCACACCTTCTGCGTGGAACACAATGCCTTCGGGCGGATTCTTCAGCATGAACTGAAACCTAATGGCAGAAACGTGCCTGTCACAGAGGAGAACAAGAAAGAATATGTCAG GTTGTATGTAAACTGGAGGTTTATGAGAGGAATTGAAGCCCAGTTCTTAGCTCTGCAGAAGGGGTTCAATGAACTCATCCCTCAACACTTGCTGAAGCCTTTTGACCAGAAGGAACTGGAG CTGATCATAGGCGGCCTGGATAAAATAGACCTGAACGACTGGAAGTCGAACACGCGGCTAAAGCACTGTGTGGCTGACAGCAACATCGTCCGGTGGTTCTGGCAAGCGGTGGAGACGTTTGATGAAGAAAGGAGGGCCAGGCTGTTGCAGTTTGTGACTGGGTCCACGCGAGTCCCGCTCCAAGGCTTCAAGGCTTTGCAAG GTTCTACAGGCGCGGCAGGGCCCCGGCTGTTCACCATCCACCTGATAGATGCAAACACAGACAACCTTCCGAAGGCCCATACCTG CTTTAACCGGATCGACATTCCACCATATGAGTCCTATGAGAAGCTCTACGAGAAGCTGCTGACAGCCGTGGAGGAGACCTGCGGGTTTGCTGTGGAGTGA
- the SMURF1 gene encoding E3 ubiquitin-protein ligase SMURF1 isoform X2, translating into MSNPGTRRNGSSIKIRLTVLCAKNLAKKDFFRLPDPFAKIVVDGSGQCHSTDTVKNTLDPKWNQHYDLYVGKTDSITISVWNHKKIHKKQGAGFLGCVRLLSNAISRLKDTGYQRLDLCKLNPSDTDAVRGQIVVSLQTRDRIGTGGSVVDCRGLLENEGTVYEDSGPGRPLSCFMEEPAPYTDSTGAAAGGGNCRFVESPSQDQRLQAQRLRNPDVRGSLQTPQNRPHGHQSPELPEGYEQRTTVQGQVYFLHTQTGVSTWHDPRIPSPLGTIPGGDEAFLYEFLLQGHTSEPRDLNSVNCDELGPLPPGWEVRSTVSGRIYFVDHNNRTTQFTDPRLHHIMNHQCQLKEPSQPLPLPSEGSVEDEELPAQRYERDLVQKLKVLRHELSLQQPQAGHCRIEVSREEIFEESYRQIMKMRPKDLKKRLMVKFRGEEGLDYGGVAREWLYLLCHEMLNPYYGLFQYSTDNIYMLQINPDSSINPDHLSYFHFVGRIMGLAVFHGHYINGGFTVPFYKQLLGKPIQLSDLESVDPELHKSLVWILENDITPVLDHTFCVEHNAFGRILQHELKPNGRNVPVTEENKKEYVRLYVNWRFMRGIEAQFLALQKGFNELIPQHLLKPFDQKELELIIGGLDKIDLNDWKSNTRLKHCVADSNIVRWFWQAVETFDEERRARLLQFVTGSTRVPLQGFKALQGAAGPRLFTIHLIDANTDNLPKAHTCFNRIDIPPYESYEKLYEKLLTAVEETCGFAVE; encoded by the exons GGCTCCCTGACCCGTTTGCAAAGATTGTCGTGGATGGGTCTGGGCAGTGCCACTCAACCGACACTGTGAAAAACACATTGGACCCAAAGTGGAACCAGCACTATGATCT ATATGTTGGGAAAACAGATTCAATAACCATTAGTGTGTGGAACCACAAGAAGATTCACAAGAAACAGGGAGCTGGCTTCCTGGGCTGCGTGCGGCTGCTCTCCAACGCCATCAGCAGATTAAAAGACACCGGAT ACCAGCGTTTGGATCTATGCAAACTAAACCCCTCAGATACGGATGCAGTTCGTGGCCAGATAGTGG tcAGTTTACAGACACGAGACAGAATCGGCACCGGCGGCTCAGTGGTGGACTGCAGAGGCCTGCTAGAAAATGAAGG AACGGTGTATGAAGACTCGGGGCCTGGGAGGCCGCTCAGCTGCTTCATGGAGGAACCAGCCCCTTACACAGATAGCACTGGTGCTGCCGCTGGAGGAGGGAACTGCAGGTTTGTGGAGTCCCCAAGTCAAGATCAAAGACTTCAGGCACAGCGACTTCGAAACCCTGATGTGCGAGGTTCACTGCAGACGCCCCAGAACCGACCACACGGCCACCAGTCCCCGGAACTGCCTGAAGGCTACG AACAGAGAACAACAGTCCAGGGCCAGGTTTACTTTTTGCACACACAGACTGGAGTTAGCACGTGGCACGACCCCAGGATACCAAG TCCCTTGGGGACCATTCCTGGGGGAGATGAAGCTTTTCTATACGAATTCCTTCTACAAGGCCATACATCTGAGCCCAG AGACCTTAACAGTGTGAATTGTGATGAACTTGGACCACTGCCGCCAGGCTGGGAAGTCAGAAGTACAGTTTCTGGGAGGATATATTTTGTAGATCATAATAACCGAACAACCCAGTTTACAGACCCAAGGTTACACCACATCATGAA TCACCAGTGCCAACTCAAGGAGCCCAGCCAGCCGCTGCCACTGCCCAGCGAGGGCTCTGTGGAGGATGAGGAGCTTCCTGCCCAGAGATACGAAAGAGATCTAGTCCAGAAGCTGAAGGTCCTCAGACACGAACTGTCCCTTCAGCAGCCCCAGGCTGGTCATTGCCGAATCGAAGTGTCCAGAGAAGAAATCTTCGAG GAGTCTTACCGCCAGATAATGAAGATGAGACCGAAAGATTTGAAAAAACGGCTCATGGTGAAATTCCGTGGGGAAGAAGGTTTGGATTACGGTGGAGTGGCGAG GGAATGGCTTTATTTGTTGTGCCATGAAATGCTGAATCCATATTATGGGCTCTTCCAGTATTCCACAGACAATATTTACATGTTGCAAATAAATCCAGATTCTTCAATCAACCCC GACCACTTGTCTTACTTCCACTTTGTGGGGCGGATCATGGGGCTGGCCGTGTTTCATGGGCACTACATCAATGGGGGCTTCACAGTGCCCTTCTATAAGCAGCTCCTGGGAAAGCCCATCCAGCTCTCGGATCTGGAATCCGTGGACCCGGAGCTGCATAAGAGCCTGGTGTGGATCCT AGAGAATGACATCACACCGGTGCTGGACCACACCTTCTGCGTGGAACACAATGCCTTCGGGCGGATTCTTCAGCATGAACTGAAACCTAATGGCAGAAACGTGCCTGTCACAGAGGAGAACAAGAAAGAATATGTCAG GTTGTATGTAAACTGGAGGTTTATGAGAGGAATTGAAGCCCAGTTCTTAGCTCTGCAGAAGGGGTTCAATGAACTCATCCCTCAACACTTGCTGAAGCCTTTTGACCAGAAGGAACTGGAG CTGATCATAGGCGGCCTGGATAAAATAGACCTGAACGACTGGAAGTCGAACACGCGGCTAAAGCACTGTGTGGCTGACAGCAACATCGTCCGGTGGTTCTGGCAAGCGGTGGAGACGTTTGATGAAGAAAGGAGGGCCAGGCTGTTGCAGTTTGTGACTGGGTCCACGCGAGTCCCGCTCCAAGGCTTCAAGGCTTTGCAAG GCGCGGCAGGGCCCCGGCTGTTCACCATCCACCTGATAGATGCAAACACAGACAACCTTCCGAAGGCCCATACCTG CTTTAACCGGATCGACATTCCACCATATGAGTCCTATGAGAAGCTCTACGAGAAGCTGCTGACAGCCGTGGAGGAGACCTGCGGGTTTGCTGTGGAGTGA